The following coding sequences are from one Beggiatoa alba B18LD window:
- the pmbA gene encoding metalloprotease PmbA has translation MQAHEFEQRLAHVLEKAKHYGASSAEASLRLTHGQTVTVRQQNVDTIEHHQGKSFAISVYMGQQKGSAGSNDLSETAIEETIQAACDIARHTQGDEYIGLADANLMATQILDLDLYHPWTISTEEAIELAKRMEHAACAVDTRIKSSADSRISKNAVIRYYGNTHGFIGGWQSTRHSLNCRAIAQESPTGQMQRDSWYTASRDPQLLDVAENVGRIAAERALRYLNPRSLPTQQAPILFSAPMAVGLIGHLISAIQGASLYRKASFLLDTVGEQIFSPIVNIRENPHLLKGLASAPFDGEGVATKARELIRGGVLQGYILDSYTARRLGLQTTGNAGSVFNLTIDSTTGNLDSLLQQLGTGLYVTELMGQGVNLLTGHYSRGASGFWVENGVIQYPVQEITIAGNLKDMFQSVQAIGNDLEKRGSVLTGSWLLAPMTIAGH, from the coding sequence ATGCAAGCACACGAATTTGAACAACGATTAGCCCACGTTTTAGAAAAAGCAAAACATTACGGCGCAAGTAGCGCAGAAGCCAGTTTACGCCTCACTCATGGGCAAACAGTCACTGTCCGTCAGCAAAACGTTGACACAATAGAACATCATCAAGGCAAAAGCTTTGCGATTAGCGTCTATATGGGGCAACAAAAAGGCTCTGCGGGTAGTAACGATTTGAGTGAAACCGCAATAGAAGAAACGATTCAAGCCGCTTGTGATATTGCCCGCCATACGCAAGGCGATGAATATATTGGTCTTGCTGATGCTAATTTAATGGCAACACAGATTCTTGATTTAGATTTGTATCACCCATGGACAATCAGCACAGAAGAAGCCATAGAACTGGCAAAACGCATGGAACATGCCGCTTGTGCTGTTGATACGCGCATCAAATCCAGTGCCGATAGTCGAATCAGTAAAAACGCGGTCATTCGCTATTATGGCAACACACATGGATTTATTGGCGGTTGGCAAAGTACCCGCCACTCGCTCAATTGTCGTGCTATCGCACAAGAATCCCCCACAGGACAAATGCAACGCGACTCATGGTACACCGCCAGCCGTGACCCACAATTATTAGACGTAGCGGAAAATGTAGGCAGAATTGCCGCTGAACGTGCGTTACGCTATTTAAATCCCCGCTCTTTACCCACACAACAAGCCCCGATACTATTCAGTGCACCGATGGCAGTTGGTTTAATTGGCCACTTAATCAGCGCGATACAAGGCGCGAGCCTATACCGTAAAGCCTCATTTCTACTAGACACCGTTGGGGAACAAATTTTCTCCCCAATCGTCAATATTCGAGAAAATCCACACCTTTTAAAAGGCTTAGCCAGTGCACCTTTTGATGGGGAAGGCGTTGCAACAAAAGCACGTGAGCTTATTCGCGGAGGCGTGTTACAAGGCTATATATTAGATAGCTATACCGCCCGTAGATTAGGACTACAAACCACAGGCAATGCAGGCAGTGTGTTTAATCTAACCATTGATAGCACTACGGGAAATTTAGATAGCCTACTACAACAATTAGGAACAGGTTTATACGTCACCGAATTGATGGGGCAGGGCGTTAATTTACTAACAGGACACTACTCACGGGGGGCTAGTGGTTTCTGGGTTGAAAATGGCGTGATTCAATATCCTGTTCAAGAAATTACCATTGCAGGCAATTTAAAAGACATGTTTCAATCTGTACAAGCCATCGGCAACGATTTAGAAAAGCGTGGCAGTGTTCTGACAGGTTCATGGCTACTCGCACCGATGACGATTGCAGGACATTAA